From Medicago truncatula cultivar Jemalong A17 chromosome 7, MtrunA17r5.0-ANR, whole genome shotgun sequence, a single genomic window includes:
- the LOC25480392 gene encoding F-box/kelch-repeat protein At3g23880, translated as MKETIGSKSIVPKSCARQNTSRVHAKTCESQDLQEHFSSTVEAQPHPHRSTVNHHSTSSIFTEQIVYVALMNFMPPPMTRLRRQSNQSLLPDVNLPDEVITEILLWLPVKSLMQMKCVSKSWKTLISNPSFIKMHLSRSARNPYFSSVVPTRGYYFLENRSSFIHFPVSCLLENRWIRHPKDPYYRLSDKNCRVVLGSYNGMICLAGYCNESTKYKKVWFRFWNPATRKISDVLGSDVYFNDMHISRFYVFVFGYESLTDTYKVVSLSSTGNEVKVFSLGDNVWRHIRRFPFGARPIFRNSSLCEGVYLDNNVNWLAYRSDRNGVKKFVVISLDLATETYTEMLLPFDEGLHVWGNVCVLMNSLCVYHDLKETDFVIWKLMEFGNVNSWTQFLKFTYQDVQFYHEIDRSALFRIRPLHLSENGDTLVLANNQNDRAILYNRRTNKARKTRMYNNISWLSIHDYVESLVLIC; from the exons ATGAAGGAGACAATTGGAAGTAAATCAATCGTTCCAAAATCTTGTGCAAGGCAGAATACGTCGAGGGTGCACGCCAAGACCTGTGAAAGCCAAGATTTGCAAGAACACTTCTCCTCTACAGTGGAAGCTCAACCTCATCCACACCGAAGCACCGTAAACCATCACTCCACATCTTCGATCTTCACCGAACAGATCg TTTATGTTGCTCTGATGAATTTCATGCCACCACCAATGACGCGTCTCCGTCGTCAATCCAATCAGTCACTGTTGCCAGACGTAAATCTCCCTGACGAGGTTATCACTGAAATACTATTGTGGCTTCCGGTAAAATCTCTTATGCAGATGAAGTGCGTCAGTAAGTCATGGAAAACTCTCATCTCTAATCCTTCATTCATTAAAATGCACCTTAGTAGATCTGCACGAAACCCGTACTTCTCATCAGTAGTCCCTACACGGGGTTATTATTTCTTGGAAAATCGTTCTAGTTTCATACACTTCCCTGTTAGTTGTTTACTAGAAAACCGTTGGATCAGACATCCCAAGGATCCCTACTACAGATTGAGTGACAAGAACTGTCGCGTGGTTCTTGGTTCCTACAATGGAATGATTTGTTTGGCCGGTTATTGTAACGAGAGTACTAAGTATAAAAAAGTGTGGTTCCGTTTCTGGAACCCTGCTACCAGAAAAATATCTGATGTATTAGGATCTGATGTCTATTTTAATGACATGCATATTTCgagattttatgtgtttgtgtttggttATGAGAGTTTAACTGACACTTATAAGGTTGTGTCATTAAGTTCAACTGGTAACGAAGTGAAAGTCTTTAGTTTGGGTGATAATGTTTGGAGACATATTCGAAGATTTCCATTCGGTGCTAGACCAATCTTCCGTAATTCCAGTTTATGTGAAGGTGTATATTTGGataacaatgttaattggttgGCCTATCGTAGCGATCGTAATGGTGTTAAGAAATTTGTGGTTATTTCACTAGATCTAGCTACGGAGACATACACAGAGATGCTTCTTCCTTTTGATGAGGGGTTACATGTATGGGGAAATGTTTGTGTGTTGATGAACTCCCTATGTGTTTATCACGATTTAAAGGAAACTGATTTTGTTATATGGAAATTGATGGAATTTGGAAATGTAAATTCTTGGACCCAATTCCTTAAATTTACCTATCAAGATGTTCAATTCTATCATGAAATTGATCGTAGCGCACTTTTTAGAATAAGACCATTGCATCTATCTGAGAATGGTGATACTTTGGTTTTGGCAAACAACCAAAATGACCGAGCAATTCTCTACAACCGGAGAACGAATAAAGCAAGGAAAACTAGAATGTACAATAACATATCTTGGTTATCCATCCATGATTATGTCGAAAGCTTGGTTTTAATCTGTTGA